A genomic window from Deinococcus ruber includes:
- a CDS encoding class I SAM-dependent methyltransferase produces the protein MTSELRPRTAVVNAPLWGGRARDWADIQEGQCRSVYVAAFDRLRLSPGCEHLDAGCGAGMAAQLSAGRGASVRGLDASPNLLAIAQERVPSAAFLLGELEALPYADHTFDLVTGFNSFQYAGNPGIALSEAKRVAKPGGQVLIVTWGTPEGMEAASLIRVLGPLMPPPPPGAPGPFALSDEPALRAFAIGAGLEPLEVFDVPSPWHYADLSTALRGLLSSGVAARAAAHSGEDAVNAAHSRVLEPYRQPDGSYTIGASYRCLTARA, from the coding sequence ATGACCAGCGAACTGAGACCACGTACAGCTGTTGTCAATGCTCCACTGTGGGGCGGCCGGGCACGCGATTGGGCTGACATTCAAGAAGGACAGTGCCGAAGCGTGTATGTGGCTGCGTTTGATCGCCTTCGACTGTCCCCGGGATGCGAGCACCTTGACGCCGGCTGCGGTGCCGGAATGGCCGCCCAACTCTCTGCCGGGCGGGGCGCGTCGGTTCGGGGGCTTGATGCCTCGCCGAACTTGCTGGCGATTGCCCAGGAACGTGTGCCGTCCGCAGCGTTTCTGCTGGGAGAGCTCGAAGCCCTGCCGTACGCAGACCACACCTTCGATCTGGTGACTGGCTTCAATTCGTTCCAATACGCGGGCAATCCTGGCATTGCACTGAGTGAAGCGAAGCGGGTGGCGAAGCCGGGCGGCCAGGTGCTGATCGTGACGTGGGGTACGCCGGAAGGGATGGAGGCCGCGTCCTTGATCCGGGTGCTGGGGCCGCTGATGCCGCCCCCACCTCCCGGCGCCCCCGGCCCCTTTGCCCTGTCAGACGAACCCGCACTGCGGGCATTCGCCATTGGGGCAGGTTTGGAACCGCTGGAGGTCTTTGACGTGCCTTCACCGTGGCACTACGCCGATCTCTCCACAGCGCTGCGCGGGCTGTTGTCATCTGGGGTCGCCGCCCGTGCCGCTGCACATTCCGGCGAGGACGCGGTGAATGCGGCGCACAGCCGAGTGCTGGAGCCGTACCGCCAGCCTGATGGCAGCTACACCATCGGCGCGAGCTACCGATGCCTGACGGCACGCGCCTGA
- a CDS encoding alpha/beta fold hydrolase, with translation MPSAPSGPPVSRITTHDRGRHIHVQVSGSGAPTVVFLTGLGTPAAWWHGPGDRMEDILTLVARDAWDDAPFLAPALAQRFRVVTYDRAGMQDSTPPAHPRTIDDFLQELEAVLRAVDAKHPVVLIGHSIGGLIALAYARQFPDRVHALVLLDSSHSDQLTRFAVAASADDQRSDAERRHALRHEHPERPDLDALLCQGNAAARPGCLGDLPLLVISRGVSAGEDLDPPFDIALQRREEIWQAIQTELVTCSTQGQHVHLASPFHYVYLDQPETIFQAIQAFLAQCPAQP, from the coding sequence ATGCCGTCGGCTCCCAGTGGCCCACCCGTTTCCCGCATCACCACACACGACCGGGGCCGGCACATTCATGTCCAAGTGAGTGGCTCCGGTGCACCGACAGTGGTGTTCCTGACGGGACTGGGCACCCCCGCGGCGTGGTGGCATGGGCCGGGCGACAGGATGGAAGACATCCTGACGTTGGTGGCGCGCGACGCCTGGGACGACGCCCCGTTCCTTGCCCCGGCACTCGCTCAGCGCTTCCGGGTGGTGACCTATGACCGGGCGGGCATGCAGGACAGCACACCGCCGGCACACCCTCGGACCATCGACGACTTCCTGCAGGAACTGGAAGCCGTCCTACGAGCGGTGGACGCGAAGCACCCCGTCGTGCTCATCGGCCACTCGATTGGCGGCCTGATTGCCCTGGCGTACGCACGCCAGTTCCCTGACAGGGTCCATGCCCTCGTGCTGCTGGACAGTTCCCATTCAGACCAGCTGACACGCTTCGCGGTGGCTGCTTCAGCAGATGACCAGCGAAGCGACGCTGAGCGCCGACACGCGCTGCGCCATGAGCACCCTGAGCGTCCCGACCTCGACGCCCTGCTGTGTCAGGGCAACGCGGCGGCTCGGCCGGGCTGCCTGGGGGACCTGCCGCTCCTAGTCATCTCTCGTGGGGTCAGCGCAGGGGAGGACCTGGATCCTCCATTTGATATCGCCCTGCAGCGCCGTGAAGAGATCTGGCAGGCCATCCAGACAGAGTTGGTGACCTGCTCAACGCAGGGACAGCACGTTCATCTGGCCAGCCCGTTCCATTACGTGTATCTCGATCAGCCAGAGACCATATTTCAGGCAATCCAGGCGTTTCTGGCGCAATGCCCCGCTCAACCATAG